The Brienomyrus brachyistius isolate T26 unplaced genomic scaffold, BBRACH_0.4 scaffold50, whole genome shotgun sequence DNA window CACAGAGGGGCAGATAGGGTGGCAACAACGATCGAAGCAAGCTGTAGGAGAGGGGGAGTGGGTGGGTGGAGCCAAGATGCAATAGAGGCGCGGGGAGGGCGGGGCCCGTTGCAGAGAGGGGTGTTACAGCAGCTGATGCAGACTGAGCCCACGTGTCCCGGGGAGCAGAAAGACTGATAGCCGGCAGAGACGATGAGGCAGGTGGTGAAGGAAGCACACGCTTTCCTGTAGAACACACCTGGGGCCGCAGCACAATGGGGAAGAACAGCCATTACTACACAAAGTTTACATATTTACGCACGTTCCAGAAACTGTAGTTAGAGAAATGGCTCAGAAATACGGGCAGTTCTCAATGGCCATATCAGGAAATAGTGACAAAAAAATCTATGAGGATCAAAACGTGTGGAAATCAGACGAGCAGAATTGACTGCCGTCTCACGCCCTTGAGAAGGCACCTCGAAATGTTATTCCTGCCTTTACAAAAAGCAAAGTTCAAAAGGCACCGTGCAATGAGGTGCAGATCTAATGAAACAGGGGATTTTTTGCAGTTACTCATTGAAATCATCTTTTGTGCATGAACAACTCACCACCCTAACAAGGTTACTGTACACATTATTATGAAACTGTTCTCCGGTTAACAAAAGACAAGTTTATTTAGAAATACATTCTGAGATATCAAATGTTCCAATAGCCCCTGCGCTGTGTTTGTTGGTTTCATGTTTACCGTGTTTTATGCTGCTCTCTTCCAAGTATCCCagcttcctcccacagtccaaagacgtgcAGTTCGGTAAATTGGAACCTTGAAATTTCTTATGCTGTGTGACTGTGTATGCGCCGTGATGGAATGCCACCTGGTTCAGGGTCTCTGCCTTACTGCCTGGGAAACTCTCCAGGACCTTCATGaccttgtactggataagctggaagatggatggctgaTGGTATCTTCTCATATGTGTGTTATATCTTTTTAAGGATTTTATTTAAGTTGATGTTCAGGCTGCACTTCCATGCTATTGTGATGCTCAAAGGTTAGCTTTGAGGAGCTATCCACGGGCCACACGTTAAGCGCCCCGTATGTTGTTTGTAACCTTAAATAAGCTGGCTTCCACAGATATGTAGTAAATTCCGGCAAAGTGTGAATTCAGAAGCAGCAAAAACATTAATACCCATGAATCATTCCGCTCACAAACATTACTCAGTGTTGTGAAATGTCCTGCATTAGCATGGTGCTCACAGTCAGACAGACTGATCCCAGTTCATTTCCAGTACAATACGGCCTGGATACGCTACGTTAAGCTTAGCTGAAGGATGCAGGGCTTCTCTCACCGTTGGCCATCACCATGACCTCCTTCTGGCAGGCGTTCTGGATGTTCGCCGTACAGTTGACGATGAAGTGTGGGGCTGAGCAGTCATCCCCCAGTGGGCTCTCCTCGCAGTGGTAGCACTGCATCTGAAATGGCCACACTGATGGACACAGACAAAGGGTGAATTGATAAAACAAGGATACAGAAGCTGGCCGGGGCATGACACTTAACCCCACTTCTCCCAGTAGGAGGCTGTTTCTGGGAACACGGCACCAGTG harbors:
- the LOC125723643 gene encoding ly6/PLAUR domain-containing protein 1-like isoform X2 translates to MQCYHCEESPLGDDCSAPHFIVNCTANIQNACQKEVMVMANGVFYRKACASFTTCLIVSAGYQSFCSPGHVGSVCISCCNTPLCNGPRPPRASIASWLHPPTPPLLQLASIVVATLSAPL
- the LOC125723643 gene encoding ly6/PLAUR domain-containing protein 1-like isoform X1, giving the protein MRALIICATLCACVFSQVWPFQMQCYHCEESPLGDDCSAPHFIVNCTANIQNACQKEVMVMANGVFYRKACASFTTCLIVSAGYQSFCSPGHVGSVCISCCNTPLCNGPRPPRASIASWLHPPTPPLLQLASIVVATLSAPL